A part of Octopus sinensis linkage group LG7, ASM634580v1, whole genome shotgun sequence genomic DNA contains:
- the LOC115214158 gene encoding uncharacterized protein LOC115214158: protein MKTLIGIIVLLTVCYIPLVSCTCNDETVSNANSSCASILDDMGEEERKGAGSFPIVCAYFNDYLKCMNLLISECDKKHLLNFKSFKEFYTRPPYRCRITPTYKGSQQHIAASGWILLFGLAYILLLQIA, encoded by the exons TTTGTTATATTCCTCTGGTATCTTGTACCTGCAATGATGAGACGGTGAGCAATGCCAATTCCAGTTGTGCAAGTATTCTTGATGATATGGgtgaagaggaaagaaaaggtGCAGGTTCTTTCCCCATAGTCTGTGC atatttcaaCGACTATCTTAAATGTATGAACCTCCTCATAAGTGAATGTGACAAAAAGCATCTTTTGAACTTCAAAAGCTTCAAGGAATTTTACACACGTCCTCCTTATAGATGCCGAATAACTCCTACATACAAAG gaagTCAACAACATATAGCAGCGTCTGGATGGATTCTTCTTTTCGGACTCGCCTACATTTTACTACTACAAATTGCTTGA